A single Prevotella sp. E15-22 DNA region contains:
- the tet(Q) gene encoding tetracycline resistance ribosomal protection protein Tet(Q) yields MNIINLGILAHIDAGKTSVTENLLFASGATEKCGRVDNGDTITDSMDIEKRRGITVRASTTSIIWNGVKCNIIDTPGHMDFIAEVERTFKMLDGAVLILSAKEGIQAQTKLLFSTLQKLQIPTIIFINKIDRAGVNLERLYMDIKTNLSQDVLFMQTIVDGSVYPVCSQTYIKEEYKEFVCNHDDDILERYLADSEISPADYWNTIIALVAKAKVYPVLHGSAMFNIGINELLDAISSFILPPASVSNRLSAYLYKIEHDPKGHKRSFLKIIDGSLRLRDVVRINDSEKFIKIKNLKTIYQGREINVDEVGANDIAIVEDIEDFRIGDYLGAKPCLIQGLSHQHPALKSSVRPNKPEERSKVISALNTLWIEDPSLSFSINSYSDELEISLYGLTQKEIIQTLLEERFSVKVHFDEIKTIYKERPIKKVNKIIQIEVPPNPYWATIGLTLEPLPLGAGLQIESDISYGYLNHSFQNAVFEGIRMSCQSGLHGWEVTDLKVTFTQAEYYSPVSTPADFRQLTPYVFRLALQQSGVDILEPMLCFELQIPQVASSKAITDLQKLMSEIEDISCNNEWCHIKGKVPLNTSKDYASEVSSYTKGLGTFMVKPCGYQITKGGYSDNTRMEEKDKLLFMFEKSVSSK; encoded by the coding sequence ATGAATATTATAAATTTAGGAATTCTTGCTCACATTGATGCAGGAAAAACTTCCGTAACCGAGAATCTGCTGTTTGCCAGTGGAGCAACGGAAAAGTGCGGCCGTGTGGATAATGGTGACACCATAACGGACTCTATGGATATAGAGAAACGTAGAGGAATTACTGTCCGGGCTTCTACGACATCTATTATCTGGAATGGAGTGAAATGCAATATCATTGACACTCCGGGACACATGGATTTTATTGCGGAAGTGGAGCGGACATTCAAAATGCTTGATGGAGCAGTCCTCATCTTATCCGCAAAGGAAGGCATACAAGCGCAGACAAAGTTGCTGTTCAGTACTTTACAAAAGCTGCAAATCCCGACAATTATATTTATCAATAAGATTGACCGTGCCGGTGTGAATTTGGAGCGTTTGTATATGGATATAAAAACAAATCTGTCGCAAGATGTCCTGTTTATGCAAACTATTGTCGATGGATCGGTTTATCCGGTTTGCTCCCAAACATATATAAAGGAAGAATACAAAGAATTTGTATGCAACCATGACGACGATATATTAGAACGATATTTGGCGGATAGCGAAATTTCACCGGCTGATTATTGGAATACGATAATCGCTCTTGTGGCAAAAGCCAAAGTCTATCCGGTGCTACATGGATCAGCAATGTTCAATATCGGTATCAATGAGTTGTTGGACGCCATTTCTTCTTTTATACTTCCTCCGGCATCAGTCTCAAACAGACTTTCAGCTTATCTCTATAAGATAGAGCATGACCCCAAAGGGCATAAAAGAAGTTTTCTTAAAATAATTGACGGAAGTCTGAGACTTCGAGACGTTGTAAGAATCAACGATTCGGAAAAATTCATCAAGATTAAAAATCTAAAGACTATTTATCAGGGCAGAGAGATAAATGTTGATGAAGTGGGTGCCAATGATATCGCGATTGTAGAAGATATAGAAGATTTTCGAATCGGAGATTATTTAGGTGCTAAACCTTGTTTGATTCAAGGATTATCTCATCAGCATCCCGCTCTCAAATCCTCCGTCCGGCCAAATAAGCCCGAAGAGAGAAGCAAGGTGATATCCGCTCTGAATACATTGTGGATTGAAGACCCGTCTTTGTCCTTTTCCATAAACTCATATAGTGATGAATTGGAAATCTCGTTATATGGTTTGACCCAAAAGGAAATCATACAGACATTGCTGGAAGAACGATTTTCCGTAAAGGTCCATTTTGATGAGATCAAGACTATCTACAAAGAACGACCTATAAAAAAGGTCAATAAGATTATTCAGATCGAAGTACCACCCAACCCTTACTGGGCCACAATAGGGCTGACTCTTGAACCCTTACCGTTAGGGGCAGGGTTGCAAATCGAAAGTGACATCTCCTATGGTTATCTGAACCATTCTTTTCAAAATGCCGTTTTTGAAGGGATTCGTATGTCTTGCCAATCTGGTTTACATGGATGGGAAGTGACAGATCTGAAAGTAACTTTTACTCAAGCCGAGTATTATAGCCCGGTAAGTACACCTGCTGATTTCAGACAGCTGACCCCTTATGTCTTCAGGCTGGCTTTGCAACAGTCAGGTGTGGACATTCTCGAACCGATGCTCTGTTTTGAGTTGCAGATACCCCAAGTAGCGAGTTCCAAAGCTATTACAGATTTGCAAAAACTGATGTCTGAGATTGAAGACATCAGTTGTAATAATGAGTGGTGTCATATTAAAGGGAAAGTTCCATTAAATACAAGTAAAGACTATGCCTCAGAAGTAAGTTCATACACTAAAGGCTTAGGCACTTTTATGGTTAAGCCGTGTGGGTATCAAATAACAAAAGGCGGTTATTCTGATAATACCCGTATGGAAGAAAAGGATAAACTTTTATTCATGTTTGAAAAATCAGTATCATCAAAATAA
- a CDS encoding ATP-binding protein has protein sequence MERSRNFYKTIRLGYILISVLIGCIAYNSFYEWQEIEALELDNKKIDEFRKEINNINIQMIKFSLFGETILEWNDKDIEHYHAQRMAMDSMLCRFKATYPAERIDSVRHLLEDKERQMCQIVQILEQQQAINDKIPRQVPVIAQKSVQEQPKKPKRKGFLGIFGKKEEAKPTVTTTMHRSFNRNMRTEQQAQSRRLSVHADSLAARNAELNRQLQGLVVQIDGKVQTDLQKREAEITAMRERSFIQIGGLTGFVILLLVISYIIIHRNANRIKRYKQETADLIERLQQMAKRNEALIASRKKAVHTITHELRTPLTAITGYAGLMRKDCNTDKTGTYIRNIQESSDRMREMLNTLLNFFRLDNGKEQPNFSACRISAITHTLETEFMPIAINKGLTLTIHCHKDAFVCTDKERILQIGNNLLSNAIKFTENGSVSLRADYDNGLLKLIVEDTGTGMTEEEQQRVFGAFERLSNAAAKDGFGLGLSIVQRIVTMLGGTIRLESDKGKGSRFTVEIPMQTAEELPERINQTQVHHNHTFHDVVAIDNDEVLLLMLKEMYAQEGIHCDTCTNAAELMELIRKKEYSLLLTDLNMPDINGFELLELLRTSNVGNSRDIPVIVTTASGSCGKEELIEHGFTECLFKPFSISELMEISNKCAMNAAQNEKPGFTSLLSYGNEAVMLEKLITETEKEMQSLRYAEQRKDLPELDALTHHLRSSWEILRADRPLRELYKLIHHNGTPDDKAIGNAVRAVLDKGSEIIRLAKEERKKYNNG, from the coding sequence ATGGAACGATCCAGGAATTTCTATAAGACAATACGGTTGGGGTATATACTTATCTCCGTTCTTATCGGATGTATAGCATATAATAGCTTCTATGAATGGCAGGAGATAGAAGCATTAGAACTTGACAATAAAAAAATAGACGAGTTCCGAAAAGAGATAAACAATATCAATATTCAAATGATAAAATTCTCTCTATTTGGTGAAACAATACTGGAATGGAACGATAAAGATATCGAACATTACCATGCACAGCGTATGGCAATGGACAGTATGCTCTGCCGTTTCAAAGCTACCTATCCGGCAGAGCGTATAGACAGCGTACGCCATCTTCTCGAAGATAAGGAACGGCAGATGTGCCAAATCGTGCAGATACTTGAACAGCAACAAGCCATCAACGATAAGATACCCCGTCAAGTACCCGTAATCGCGCAGAAAAGTGTGCAAGAACAACCCAAGAAACCTAAACGAAAAGGATTCTTGGGCATCTTCGGCAAAAAGGAAGAAGCGAAACCAACTGTGACTACCACGATGCACCGTTCCTTTAACCGGAATATGAGAACCGAACAACAGGCGCAAAGCCGTCGCTTATCGGTTCATGCCGATAGCCTTGCCGCACGAAATGCGGAACTTAACAGGCAACTGCAAGGACTGGTTGTTCAAATAGACGGGAAAGTACAAACTGACCTACAAAAGCGGGAAGCCGAGATAACAGCCATGCGGGAACGGTCGTTCATTCAGATTGGGGGCTTGACAGGGTTCGTTATACTGCTACTGGTCATATCATATATCATCATACACCGAAATGCCAACCGCATCAAGCGATATAAACAGGAAACCGCAGATTTAATTGAGCGACTGCAACAAATGGCAAAGCGAAACGAGGCACTGATAGCCTCTCGCAAGAAAGCCGTTCATACCATTACCCATGAATTACGTACACCACTGACGGCAATAACGGGTTATGCCGGACTGATGCGGAAAGACTGCAATACGGATAAAACCGGGACGTATATCCGAAACATTCAGGAATCTTCTGACCGCATGCGTGAAATGCTGAACACCCTGCTGAATTTTTTCCGGCTGGACAACGGCAAGGAACAGCCTAATTTCTCCGCATGTAGGATTTCCGCAATCACACATACGCTCGAAACGGAGTTTATGCCAATCGCCATAAACAAAGGACTGACTCTGACAATACATTGCCACAAGGATGCCTTTGTATGTACAGATAAGGAACGCATCTTGCAAATCGGGAACAACCTGCTGTCCAACGCTATCAAGTTCACGGAGAACGGCAGTGTTTCTTTGCGGGCAGATTATGATAACGGTCTGCTGAAACTTATCGTCGAAGATACGGGTACAGGTATGACCGAAGAGGAACAGCAACGGGTATTCGGGGCGTTTGAACGTCTGTCAAACGCTGCCGCAAAGGATGGCTTCGGATTAGGTCTTTCCATTGTTCAGCGTATTGTGACAATGCTCGGCGGCACAATCCGTCTGGAGAGCGATAAAGGCAAAGGTAGCCGTTTCACGGTGGAAATCCCCATGCAGACAGCCGAGGAACTACCGGAACGGATAAATCAAACACAGGTTCATCATAACCATACATTCCACGATGTGGTTGCCATCGACAATGACGAAGTGCTGCTCCTGATGCTGAAAGAAATGTATGCACAGGAAGGGATACACTGCGATACCTGCACCAATGCTGCGGAGCTGATGGAACTGATACGAAAAAAGGAATACAGCCTTCTTCTGACGGATCTGAATATGCCGGATATAAACGGTTTCGAGTTGCTGGAACTGTTGCGCACTTCCAACGTTGGCAATTCAAGGGATATCCCGGTAATCGTGACAACCGCTTCGGGCAGTTGCGGCAAAGAGGAACTTATAGAACATGGATTCACAGAATGCCTGTTCAAGCCGTTCTCCATATCTGAACTGATGGAGATTTCAAATAAATGCGCCATGAATGCGGCACAAAATGAAAAGCCGGGTTTCACCTCCCTGCTATCCTACGGCAATGAAGCCGTCATGCTGGAGAAATTGATAACGGAAACAGAAAAGGAAATGCAGTCGCTCAGGTATGCGGAACAACGGAAAGACCTTCCGGAACTGGACGCCCTAACACACCACCTGCGCAGCTCTTGGGAGATACTCCGTGCCGACAGACCGTTGAGGGAACTTTATAAACTGATTCATCACAATGGCACACCTGACGACAAAGCAATAGGCAATGCCGTAAGAGCTGTGCTGGATAAGGGTTCGGAGATAATCCGGCTGGCAAAAGAAGAAAGGAAGAAATACAACAATGGATAA
- a CDS encoding ParA family protein, with amino-acid sequence MGKIVLYTNVKGGVGKTTLCGVFATNLANIGRNVAVVDADLQQSLFRHRKRDLQHNPDASLPWEIETFWGRTTEEVTQIMSKLKQLPYDIIIDCPGNLVDPNLKVIYSCADIAVVPIHYDSDTLDATQMFCEVFKAHFGAKIFFVPNGIVSVEERREHLQQERDKAIEQLKAYGTITPRIKRSVVIGDYNTLFPLTTYQRNAVKYAFEPVINELQKGGAE; translated from the coding sequence ATGGGAAAGATTGTATTATACACTAACGTAAAGGGAGGTGTCGGAAAGACAACCCTTTGTGGTGTCTTTGCCACCAACCTTGCCAATATCGGCAGAAACGTCGCCGTAGTCGATGCCGACCTTCAGCAGTCCCTGTTCCGTCATCGTAAGCGTGACCTTCAGCATAATCCCGATGCCAGTCTGCCCTGGGAGATTGAAACGTTCTGGGGCAGGACTACAGAAGAGGTGACGCAAATCATGTCGAAACTGAAGCAACTGCCCTACGACATCATCATTGACTGTCCGGGTAACCTCGTTGACCCGAACCTCAAAGTCATCTACTCATGTGCTGACATTGCTGTAGTACCTATCCATTATGACAGCGATACGCTTGATGCCACCCAGATGTTCTGCGAGGTATTCAAAGCTCACTTCGGAGCGAAGATATTCTTCGTCCCCAATGGCATTGTGTCGGTCGAGGAAAGGCGTGAACACCTCCAGCAGGAAAGAGACAAGGCCATTGAGCAATTGAAAGCCTATGGCACGATAACACCGAGGATAAAGCGCAGCGTGGTCATCGGCGACTATAATACGCTGTTTCCGCTTACTACCTATCAGAGGAATGCAGTCAAGTATGCCTTTGAACCTGTTATCAATGAATTGCAGAAAGGAGGTGCAGAATAA
- a CDS encoding MarR family transcriptional regulator codes for MENSHSETRLILSLSLQDIDNLAKDLKPRQRMFRFFSLLRHAAETDGTQTKRSIDYSVQTGQVGASHSELAREWNRNRSTVTRFLKELEADGLVKVSTGNVSSVTDIKCLLGWQHGNKVTPNLSSDNELVYQLII; via the coding sequence ATGGAGAACTCTCATTCTGAAACACGGCTCATCCTGTCCCTGTCGCTACAGGACATTGACAATCTTGCCAAAGACCTGAAGCCAAGACAGAGGATGTTCCGCTTCTTCTCACTCCTCCGTCATGCCGCAGAAACCGACGGTACGCAGACAAAGCGTAGCATAGACTACAGCGTACAAACGGGACAGGTAGGTGCTTCGCATTCCGAACTTGCCAGAGAATGGAACCGCAACCGCAGTACAGTCACCCGTTTCCTGAAGGAACTGGAGGCCGACGGACTCGTCAAGGTGAGTACGGGCAATGTATCGTCCGTGACAGACATCAAGTGTCTGCTTGGCTGGCAGCATGGAAACAAGGTAACGCCGAACCTGTCAAGTGACAACGAACTTGTTTATCAACTAATCATCTGA
- a CDS encoding helix-turn-helix domain-containing protein — protein sequence MTNKELTFNDLPQVVAELRDEVSGMKELLLNLQNRPTQQRENRHRPVTPEQVAEYTNIPLATIYQKLANREIPGSKPGKRWVIYLDEIDKWLEANRKNPIPLTDEEQNAAILASHKRKPNKSSWNDEASARRRQPIAKPFDGDKI from the coding sequence ATGACAAATAAGGAATTAACGTTCAATGACCTTCCGCAGGTCGTTGCCGAACTTCGGGATGAAGTGTCGGGCATGAAGGAGTTACTGCTGAACCTTCAGAACAGACCAACTCAGCAGAGAGAGAACAGACACCGCCCTGTCACACCAGAGCAGGTTGCCGAGTACACCAACATTCCCCTTGCGACCATCTACCAGAAACTCGCAAACAGGGAAATCCCAGGTTCCAAACCTGGCAAGCGATGGGTCATCTACCTTGACGAGATTGACAAGTGGCTGGAGGCGAACCGCAAGAATCCCATCCCTCTGACGGATGAGGAGCAGAACGCTGCCATCCTTGCATCGCACAAGCGCAAGCCGAACAAGTCCAGTTGGAACGATGAAGCTTCAGCTCGACGACGTCAACCTATTGCAAAACCATTTGACGGGGATAAAATCTAA